The Bdellovibrio sp. GT3 genome contains the following window.
AAACCATGGTGTCCCATGCGCCCTTTTCGCCTTTAACGTCTTCCCAAGTAAGGACTCCGCTTAGCAACAGGAATCCCAAACCAATCATCGCGCCCACAGTGGCATCAATTTTTAACTGTGGTCCAAAAATCCACATCACCAAAAGCATGACGAAGGCGACCACCATCAACCACTCGTTGCGAGTAACTGCTCCCAGATCTGTAAGCTTTTTCTTCGTGTCCTGCTGAACAGCTTTGGTGTCTTTAAGTTCCGGTGGATAGATTTTAAATAGCAACCATGGCGTTAGAATCAAACACACAAGACCAGGAACGATGGCAGCCGTGGCCCAGCCTCCCCAGGAGATTTCCACTCCCAGGTCTTTTGCAAATTTTTGGCACATGGAGTTTGATGCCGTTCCGGTGATAAACATCGCAGCACCCAGCAAATTGGCATAATAAGAATTCAAAGTCAGATAAGCGCCCATTTTTCGGTGAGTTTTTGGGTCTGCTGGATCTGAGCCAAAACCCATGGAAATGGATTTCATAATGGGCATCAGAATACCGCCAGCACGAGCCGTATTACTTGGTGTGGCCGGCGCCAGAACCAAGTCTGAAAAAGCCAGGCCATAGGCGATTCCCAATGGGGATCCACCCAGTTTGACGATAAACCAATAAGCGATTCGTCTGCCCAGTCCTGTTTTGATGAATCCACGCGAAATAAAAAACGCGATGGTAATCATCCAAATGGTGCCATTGCCAAAACCACTTAAGGCCAGCTTAACTGATTGTGACATGTCGCCAGGCGCGCGCAGTTGCAGTGCTGCGACCAAGGCGATGGAAATCATCGAGATGCTTCCCATGGTGGCCGCCTTGATGACGATTCCGAAAATCGCGGAAATAAATATTGCGAATAAATGCCAGGCATTTTCCTTTAATCCCTCGGGCGGGGGAGTTATCCAAAGAAGGACGCCAAGAATTAGTACGGCAATCCATGCTTTATAGTTCATTTCCTTTTCGTTGTTCATTTGAATCCTTTCAGTCGGCAAGTAAAAGGGTAGGGGTAAACCGATTCAGTGTAAAGAAGCTTTGGTTTGTTAATCTTTTTGAAATCAAAAAAATATTGTGAAGGCGTATTCAGTAGCTTGCGTTGGTAGGCAAGACAGGTATCATGGCTGTAATGCGAATCAGACAAGTTGGATTTTCCTCAAGACTCAAGGCTCATCGAAAACTTCTTACGTATGAAACTTTGAAATTCATCGTGGAGTATTTGCGAGATGGAAACGCACGTTTGGCGGCATTTCGCTCTGGCGTGCCAGAAAATTATGCCTCTAAACAAGGAGCCTGGCTTAAGAAACATCCCATTGTGTTGGCTGCGATGGAGTCCGAAGTGGACGAGCGGGACATGTTGCGTTTGCAAAAAGCAGTCGTGGAAATGGAACATCAGATGGACATTTGCAAAGACATTTTAGGTTTACAGGATTTTTAATGAATAGAATTTATAAGTTAGTCTTGTCTCTGATCGTGGGTTTTCCTGTTGTTTCACAGGCGCAACTTTTTTCAGCCATGGCTCCGCCCAGCCGGCAAAAAGGCGTGCTTTCCTATTCCGGTTCGATTCAGCCTGAAACTAGTTTGGCGGATGGTAGTGAAAATGCCAGCATGAATCGTGGTACAGTTGTTGCGACAGTTCCGGTCTATAAAACTGATCAGGAGGCCTGGGCGGTGACAACGCTGGGGAATTGGATAGATCTTTACCCCGATCAAAACAACATTATGCCGGATCTTTATCAGGTGGATGTGGGAGTGACCTACAGCCGTATGATTGATGAAAAGAAATATTGGGCGGCAAATGCGAATTTTGGTTCTGCCAGTGATAAGCCTTTTAAAGATCCCAGTGTGAATACGATTGGGGCGAATTTCTTTTATATCGATCCAGTGGATGAAACTGCCACTTGGATTTATCTGGTGAATTACTCGAACAATCGCCCGATTTTAAATAACATCCCGATTCCGGGCTTTGCCTACATGTACACTCCGTCCAAAACGTTCCGCGGAACTTTCGGGGCTCCCTTTGCACAAATATACTGGGAATTCGTCGATCAATGGTCGTTAAACTTTTTCACTTTGATTCCGTGGGTGATAAAAACGTCCGTGGACTATTCTATTGCGGGTCCGATGAAGGTTTCTTTGGGGCTCGATTTCTTTCAGTCGACTTACTATATTTTTGGTCGGGAAAATCGTCAGGATCGGTTGTTTTATGATGAGAAGCGCCTGTTCCTGGGCTTCAAGTCACCTCTTTCAAAAACCTTTATGTTTGAGGCCGAAGCTGGGTATTCCTTTGATCGCCGGTATTTCTCGGCCGAGAACTATGAGCCAAACCCAACTAATGCGGTGGCCTTGGGCAGTAGTCCCTACGTTAAATTGAATTTAACGGCATTCATGTTTTGATTTGTTTTAGCGGATCGCTGGAAGAAAGCGAGAAACGGAAGCATTAGCAAAAAACACCGGCTTCTGCGTTTTTGCAGAAGCGATTTTCAGGTAGCTGCTCAAAAGCAGCGCCAGGAAAATAAAGAACCAATTGCTTGGCGAAAGGTGTAAAAGCATACGTCCCTAGGAGCTTTTTTTGCTCTTCAAGTAACCTACATAGTATTCGATACCGCTGGTTATACTCAAAATGACGCTAACCCACAAGACCGCGTAGCCAACTTTGTCCAAATAGGGGATATATTCGTCCACGTTTCCAATAATTACACAGGGAATGGCCACCATTTGCATAGCGGTCTTCCATTTTCCAGCTGGCTTCGCGTCAATTATGATTTGATCTGCCGCAGCAACGGAGCGGATGCCGCCGATAAAGTTGTCCCGGGCCAGGATAATGATCACCATCCAGGCATCGATTTTACCCAAGGCCAGGAGCATCGCCAGGATGCTGGTGACTAAAATCTTGTCAGCTATGGGGTCCATGAATTTCCCGAAATTGCTGACAGCATTGTATTTGCGGGCGTAGTAGCCATCGAAATAGTCAGTGATGGATGCCAACATAAACAGCACAGCGGCGACGATATTCCAAGCAAGCTTGTCGGGCCACATTGCGCCCACCACCAATGGCACCATAAAAATGCGACTGACGGTGATTCTCATAGGAAGATTTTTTTGCCACTCAGTGACTGCCATGCGTTCTCCGAAAAAAAATAATGCGTAGACTTAAACTAACAATTTAGTCTAGAAATAATCAATGTTTATTCATCGTCACAAAGTGCAGTTTTACGAAACAGACCTCATGGGAATTGTTCATCACAGCAATTACCTGCGTTTTTACGAAGAAGCGCGGGTTGCGTGGGCCATTGGCAAAGGTTTGATCGATTACCAAAAACCGGAATCTGCCAGTTACTTTGCGGTGTATGAAACACAGGTGAAACACTTGAAGCCCACGTTTTTCGGGGACGATCTGGAAATTGAAGTGCAGGCCCGGGTTGAGGGCATGCGTTTGATTTTTCAGTACCGCATGCGAGGGCGTGGCGACAGCACGTGTTCGGTCGCACAAACTGTGCACGTGGCGTTGGGGAAAGATTTAAAACTTATGAGATTACCGGCCGAAATCAGGGCCGCAGTGGAGAAAGAATCATGGACAGAAACCTGGCTTTAGAATTTGTACGTGTAACCGAAGCAGCAGCACTTGAATCCGCTCGTTGGATGGGTCGTGGCGATGAAAAAGCCGCGGATGCAGCAGCGGTGGATGCCATGAGAAAAGCTTTCGACGTTCTTCGTATGGACGGAACTGTGGTTATCGGTGAAGGTGAGCGTGATGAAGCTCCGATGCTTTATATCGGGGAAAAAGTCGGGACTAAAACAGACGATGCTCCGGCATTGGATATCGCTTTGGATCCATTGGAAGGCACGACGATCTGTGCAACAGGTGGACCTGGTTCCATCTCTGTGATCGCGGTCGCTGAAAAAGGTAAATTCCTGCACGCGCCAGATACTTATATGGATAAAATTGCCTGTGGTCCCGGTGCCAAGGGTAAAATCGATATCGACAAAACTCCGACTGAAAATGTCATGGCTGTTGCCAAGGCTTTGGGTAAAGAAGTGAGCGACATGACTGTGGTGATTTTGAACCGCCCTCGTCATAAAGAGTTGATTGATGAAGTTCGTAAAACAGGTGCGCGTATTCAGCTGATCGGTGACGGCGACGTTTCTGCAGCTGTTTCTGCTGCATGGCCTGATTCTGGTATCGATTTGCTTATCGGTATCGGTGGAGCACCGGAAGGTGTGATCTCCGCAGCTGCAATGCAATGCCTGGGTGGGGACTTCCAAGGTCGTCTGAAATGGAGAAACGAGGAAGAGAAAACTCGTGCTTCTAAAATGGGTCTTAAAGATCTTGATAAGAAGTTTACCTGTGATGAACTTGCCAGCGGATCAGTTATGTTTGTGGCAACCGGAATCACAGATGGATCCTTGTTGAAGGGTGTTCGTTTCCTTCCAGACGGAAAAGCAAAAAGTCATTCGATCGTGATGCGTTCTCAGACGGGAACAATCCGTACAATCGAATCCTTCCACGATTTCACCTGGAAAAAGAGAAAATCCTAATCTATGAGTGGCAAACTTTTTTGTTTCAGCTGCAAAAAAGAAATGTCTTTCAGTGGGCAGATCGGCCGTCGTGAGGAATGCCCTCACTGTCGTGCCGATGTCCATGTTTGTAAGAACTGTGATTTTTGGGATCCGAAAGTTTATAACGAATGCCGCGAAACTCAGGCGGATGTTGTGCGCGAAAAAGATCGCGCTAATTTCTGTGACTACTTCACTCCCAGAAAAGGCGGAGCGGGTCAGGAAGATCAGGCAGCCAAGTTAAAAGCCGCTGCAGAGGCCCTGTTTAACTTTAACAAAAAGTAGAGTGCAGGACGTTCGTGCCCGGAATTCCCGGTCCTTGGGGATTCTTTATAATGAATTCGAAATTTAAATTGCGTCTTCGGTCGGTGGCTATGGGGCCCCTTTCTGGAGTATCATTTTTAATGTGACCTGTTTGGGAATTTCGAAGGAGGGCTCAAATGCCTAACAAAGAAACGACTCCAAAAAACGGTGCAAGAACCAGTGGTAAAGCGGATTCCCCTCCACGGTTTTCCGAGGATACGCACAAACATCTATCTGGCGATACGCAGAAGCGTATACGGGCATCAGAAGAGCTGCCTGCCGAGGAAGGTGCAGAGATCCGGGAAGGCAAAAATGAGGTGACTCCAAAACTGGATCATGAAGTTAGAAGGGATTCAAAATACGCCACCAATGCTGAATCTTTGCGTAACAGTGAAGTAAATCAGCCCAAAGGTGGTCATGAGAGTGGAAGAGATGGTAAAACTCGAACACATTAATTTGTAAGTTGGAGTAAAT
Protein-coding sequences here:
- a CDS encoding anion permease — protein: MNNEKEMNYKAWIAVLILGVLLWITPPPEGLKENAWHLFAIFISAIFGIVIKAATMGSISMISIALVAALQLRAPGDMSQSVKLALSGFGNGTIWMITIAFFISRGFIKTGLGRRIAYWFIVKLGGSPLGIAYGLAFSDLVLAPATPSNTARAGGILMPIMKSISMGFGSDPADPKTHRKMGAYLTLNSYYANLLGAAMFITGTASNSMCQKFAKDLGVEISWGGWATAAIVPGLVCLILTPWLLFKIYPPELKDTKAVQQDTKKKLTDLGAVTRNEWLMVVAFVMLLVMWIFGPQLKIDATVGAMIGLGFLLLSGVLTWEDVKGEKGAWDTMVWFSALVMMAEGLNQLGFVSWFSAIVKSELGHLPWYWAFPAVILVYFYTRYLFASATAHVAAMYSAMLAVGIAVGIEGKLLALMLGFTGSLSGVLTHYAHGPAPILYGVGYVELKDWWRIGFIFSVVYLLIFMGLGAAWWKILGIY
- the pgsA gene encoding CDP-diacylglycerol--glycerol-3-phosphate 3-phosphatidyltransferase encodes the protein MAVTEWQKNLPMRITVSRIFMVPLVVGAMWPDKLAWNIVAAVLFMLASITDYFDGYYARKYNAVSNFGKFMDPIADKILVTSILAMLLALGKIDAWMVIIILARDNFIGGIRSVAAADQIIIDAKPAGKWKTAMQMVAIPCVIIGNVDEYIPYLDKVGYAVLWVSVILSITSGIEYYVGYLKSKKSS
- a CDS encoding acyl-CoA thioesterase produces the protein MFIHRHKVQFYETDLMGIVHHSNYLRFYEEARVAWAIGKGLIDYQKPESASYFAVYETQVKHLKPTFFGDDLEIEVQARVEGMRLIFQYRMRGRGDSTCSVAQTVHVALGKDLKLMRLPAEIRAAVEKESWTETWL
- the glpX gene encoding class II fructose-bisphosphatase codes for the protein MDRNLALEFVRVTEAAALESARWMGRGDEKAADAAAVDAMRKAFDVLRMDGTVVIGEGERDEAPMLYIGEKVGTKTDDAPALDIALDPLEGTTICATGGPGSISVIAVAEKGKFLHAPDTYMDKIACGPGAKGKIDIDKTPTENVMAVAKALGKEVSDMTVVILNRPRHKELIDEVRKTGARIQLIGDGDVSAAVSAAWPDSGIDLLIGIGGAPEGVISAAAMQCLGGDFQGRLKWRNEEEKTRASKMGLKDLDKKFTCDELASGSVMFVATGITDGSLLKGVRFLPDGKAKSHSIVMRSQTGTIRTIESFHDFTWKKRKS